The proteins below are encoded in one region of Methanofollis aquaemaris:
- the nadA gene encoding quinolinate synthase NadA: MNQTIQDEIARLKREQGAVIIAHNYQIPEVQDIADLVGDSLELARAAAGLEEETIVFCGVDFMAETAAVLAPEKRVLLPAVDALCPMARMVTAGEVRSLRGRYPEAEVACYVNTPAEVKAESDICCTSANAVAVVESLDADQVIFVPDRNLGRYVARFTAKEILPWEGFCYVHDRMTVEDIDRARETHPDAEVLVHPECRPEVIDAADHVFSTSGMVRHVCSSPGEEFVIGTENGILYPMQKKCPGKRCYPLSEQAICVNMKKTDLPLVRKALERLEPRVTVPPEIADRARAAIERMLAL, from the coding sequence ATGAACCAGACCATTCAGGACGAGATCGCACGCCTGAAGAGAGAGCAGGGCGCCGTGATCATCGCACACAATTATCAGATCCCCGAGGTCCAGGATATCGCCGACCTTGTCGGCGACTCCCTCGAACTTGCACGCGCCGCCGCCGGACTCGAAGAAGAGACGATCGTCTTCTGCGGTGTCGATTTCATGGCCGAGACCGCCGCGGTCCTCGCCCCCGAGAAACGGGTGCTCCTCCCTGCCGTCGACGCCCTCTGCCCGATGGCCCGGATGGTCACCGCAGGCGAGGTGCGGTCCCTCAGAGGACGGTACCCGGAGGCCGAGGTGGCCTGTTATGTGAACACCCCGGCAGAGGTGAAGGCCGAGAGCGACATCTGCTGCACCTCGGCCAATGCCGTGGCGGTGGTCGAGTCGCTGGACGCCGACCAGGTGATCTTCGTGCCCGACCGGAACCTCGGCCGGTACGTCGCACGCTTCACCGCCAAGGAGATCCTCCCCTGGGAGGGGTTCTGTTATGTTCACGACCGGATGACGGTCGAGGACATTGACCGGGCAAGGGAGACGCACCCCGACGCCGAGGTGCTCGTCCACCCCGAGTGCCGGCCAGAGGTGATCGATGCCGCCGACCATGTCTTCTCCACCTCAGGGATGGTCAGGCATGTCTGCTCGTCGCCGGGGGAGGAGTTCGTCATCGGGACCGAGAACGGGATCCTGTACCCGATGCAGAAGAAATGTCCGGGGAAGCGCTGTTACCCTCTCTCCGAGCAGGCCATCTGTGTCAATATGAAAAAGACCGACCTCCCCCTGGTCAGGAAAGCGCTGGAACGCCTGGAACCCAGGGTCACCGTCCCGCCTGAGATCGCCGACCGGGCGCGGGCGGCCATCGAACGGATGCTGGCACTGTGA
- the nifS gene encoding cysteine desulfurase NifS — protein sequence MVPDTFIYMDHAATAPTHPEVVKAMLPYFTEQFGNPSSLYEIAARSKEAVARAREQVAAALGASPREIFFTSGGTESDNWALKGVAFAHKNKGTHIITTVIEHHAVLHTCEWLEKQGFSVTYLPVDRYGMVDPAAVEEAITDQTILISVMTANNEIGTIQPIAAIGAIAHKHGVLFHTDAVQAVGQVPIDVDAMQIDLLSLSGHKFAGPKGTGALYVRKGVRLDPLIHGGAQERGRRAGTENVPGVVGLGAAIERATRDIPGRAAKIARMRDRLIGKLLEIPHTRLNGHPTERLPNNVNVAFEYIEGESILLLLDAHGIAASTGSACSSASLDPSHVLLACGLPAEEAHGSLRLTLGEETTEKEVERVLEVVPGIVQRLRDMSPLTPPELRTR from the coding sequence ATGGTTCCAGACACATTCATCTATATGGACCACGCAGCGACGGCCCCCACCCACCCGGAGGTCGTCAAAGCGATGCTTCCCTATTTCACCGAACAGTTCGGCAACCCCTCGTCATTGTACGAGATCGCGGCCAGGTCGAAGGAGGCGGTGGCCCGTGCCCGCGAGCAGGTCGCCGCCGCCCTCGGCGCCTCGCCCAGGGAGATCTTCTTCACCTCGGGCGGGACCGAGTCGGACAACTGGGCACTGAAAGGGGTTGCCTTCGCCCATAAGAACAAAGGCACCCACATCATCACGACCGTCATCGAACACCATGCCGTCCTCCACACCTGCGAGTGGCTGGAGAAGCAGGGTTTCTCGGTCACCTACCTCCCGGTCGACCGGTACGGCATGGTCGACCCGGCCGCGGTCGAAGAGGCGATCACCGACCAGACCATCCTCATCTCGGTGATGACGGCCAACAACGAGATCGGCACCATCCAGCCCATCGCCGCGATCGGCGCGATCGCCCACAAACACGGTGTCCTCTTCCACACCGACGCCGTCCAGGCCGTCGGCCAGGTCCCGATCGACGTCGACGCGATGCAGATCGACCTCCTCTCCCTCTCCGGCCACAAGTTCGCGGGCCCCAAAGGGACCGGGGCGCTCTATGTCAGGAAAGGCGTACGGCTCGACCCTCTCATCCATGGCGGGGCGCAGGAACGCGGCCGGCGGGCCGGGACTGAGAATGTCCCCGGCGTCGTCGGCCTGGGCGCGGCGATCGAACGGGCGACGAGAGACATACCCGGCCGCGCCGCGAAGATCGCCAGGATGCGGGACCGCCTGATCGGCAAACTCCTGGAGATCCCGCACACCAGGCTCAACGGCCACCCGACCGAACGCCTGCCAAACAACGTCAATGTGGCCTTCGAATATATCGAGGGAGAGTCGATCCTTCTCCTGCTCGATGCCCATGGAATCGCTGCATCGACCGGAAGCGCCTGTTCGTCGGCGTCTCTCGACCCCTCGCACGTCCTCCTCGCCTGCGGTCTCCCGGCCGAAGAGGCCCACGGCTCGCTGCGCCTCACCCTGGGAGAAGAGACCACTGAGAAGGAGGTCGAGCGCGTGCTGGAGGTCGTCCCCGGCATCGTCCAGAGACTACGGGACATGTCCCCGTTGACACCCCCTGAACTGAGGACCAGGTGA
- the zupT gene encoding zinc transporter ZupT — protein MSPLSNSWPAPWRRRGRRSRPPLATAAFFGGVGVIALIDRVVPYPQNPHEARRVEAICEVEGRKCRESDGLYRTGLITAAAITIHNMPEGMATFSSALLDLNIGVAIAVAIAIHNIPEGIAVSVPIYYATGNRRTAFMYSLLSGLAEPAGAVVALFVLLPYLSGAVLGILFAAVAGIMVFVAVDELLPAAREYGEAHLAVYGLVLGMGVMAVVLLAVW, from the coding sequence ATGTCTCCTTTGTCGAACTCCTGGCCGGCGCCATGGAGACGGCGGGGCCGCCGCTCGCGACCGCCGCTCGCGACCGCTGCGTTCTTCGGCGGCGTGGGTGTGATCGCCCTCATCGACCGGGTCGTTCCCTACCCGCAGAACCCGCACGAGGCGCGGAGAGTCGAGGCGATCTGCGAAGTCGAGGGGAGGAAGTGCAGGGAGTCGGACGGGCTGTACCGCACCGGTCTCATTACCGCCGCGGCGATCACCATCCACAACATGCCCGAGGGGATGGCCACCTTCTCCAGCGCTCTCCTCGACCTCAACATCGGGGTGGCGATCGCCGTCGCCATCGCCATCCACAACATCCCGGAAGGTATCGCCGTCTCGGTGCCGATCTATTATGCGACCGGGAACAGGCGGACGGCCTTCATGTACTCCCTTCTTTCAGGACTTGCAGAGCCCGCCGGGGCGGTGGTTGCCCTTTTCGTTCTCCTCCCTTATCTCAGCGGTGCGGTGCTCGGCATTCTCTTCGCCGCGGTCGCGGGGATCATGGTCTTTGTCGCCGTCGACGAACTTCTCCCCGCGGCCAGGGAGTACGGGGAGGCGCACCTTGCGGTCTACGGCCTGGTCCTCGGGATGGGAGTGATGGCGGTGGTGCTGCTGGCGGTCTGGTGA
- the thiS gene encoding sulfur carrier protein ThiS — MKVHLPDGRTREITVERLTVEEVLVALGINPLEVFVSRDGRLVPEDTVVGDDDELTVVRFVHGG, encoded by the coding sequence ATGAAGGTCCATCTTCCTGACGGCCGGACCAGGGAGATCACGGTGGAGCGCCTCACCGTCGAGGAGGTGCTCGTCGCCCTCGGGATCAACCCGCTGGAAGTGTTCGTCTCGCGAGACGGTCGGTTGGTTCCGGAGGACACGGTGGTCGGCGACGACGACGAACTCACGGTCGTCAGGTTTGTCCATGGGGGATGA
- a CDS encoding transcriptional regulator: MKLPCQVIVWDVLPAIRAAIAEELVECGASQQEIAQMMGIAPSAVSQYLSKKRGYKIVFEGEVRDSIRRLAKDLHEGRVDDLSRRICQICMQMREEDEPCRSDLAND; the protein is encoded by the coding sequence ATGAAGTTGCCATGTCAGGTGATCGTCTGGGACGTCCTGCCGGCCATCAGGGCGGCGATCGCAGAAGAACTTGTTGAATGCGGGGCCTCGCAGCAGGAGATCGCACAGATGATGGGGATCGCTCCTTCTGCCGTCTCCCAGTACCTTTCCAAGAAACGTGGCTACAAGATCGTCTTTGAAGGCGAGGTGCGGGATTCGATCCGCCGGCTTGCAAAAGACCTCCATGAGGGCAGGGTCGACGACCTCTCCAGACGGATCTGCCAGATCTGCATGCAGATGCGCGAGGAGGACGAACCCTGCCGTTCCGACCTCGCCAACGATTGA
- a CDS encoding metal-dependent transcriptional regulator: MVKVHGVTALTRKAEDYLEAILNVSLEKGYARTKDVAGELEISPSSVVEMFQKLDRMDLVEYRRYEGVTLKPEGEKVAWVIKSRHDTLKSFLMLIEVPEMVADKDACFMEHELHPETIEQIGVLVEFFKDGKNNSFDARERFSAFCKKFHFEKRHR, encoded by the coding sequence ATGGTAAAGGTACACGGCGTGACCGCCCTCACCAGAAAAGCTGAAGATTATCTTGAGGCCATCCTCAATGTCTCTCTTGAGAAAGGCTATGCCAGGACCAAGGACGTCGCCGGCGAACTCGAGATCAGTCCCTCAAGCGTGGTGGAGATGTTCCAGAAACTCGACCGGATGGATCTGGTCGAGTACAGGCGCTACGAGGGAGTGACGCTCAAGCCTGAGGGGGAGAAGGTCGCCTGGGTGATCAAGTCCAGGCACGACACCCTCAAGTCCTTCCTGATGCTCATCGAGGTGCCTGAAATGGTCGCCGACAAAGACGCCTGTTTCATGGAACACGAACTCCATCCCGAGACCATCGAACAGATCGGGGTGCTGGTGGAATTTTTCAAGGATGGAAAAAACAACTCATTCGACGCGCGTGAGCGTTTCTCCGCATTCTGCAAGAAGTTCCATTTTGAGAAGCGCCACCGGTGA
- a CDS encoding TIGR00269 family protein, translating into MGDETKVAGVGPCVRCGAPAVALVRSTGDHLCAAHFVASVERRVQETIERTGMIRDGDCIAVGLSGGKDSSVLLYLLSHLLRDRPAVRLVAITIDEGIAGYREETMKAARSLAADLGVEQIVVSFEDAFGSSLDAFLRKPADPHPCTLCGVLRRRALQTAARRAGATKLATGHSLDDEAEAALMNVLNGDLKRIVRTGIPGDAFVPRIKPLGEVPEKEVTLYAVVQGLFLPLPECPYAGRALRSEARGILSSLEYRHPGTTVQFMEGYTTLREEVARCLEEKGDLEEGGFGRCEECGEPATGRRCQACALLASLAGE; encoded by the coding sequence ATGGGGGATGAGACAAAGGTGGCGGGGGTCGGTCCCTGCGTGCGGTGCGGGGCGCCCGCCGTCGCCCTGGTCCGCAGCACCGGCGACCACCTCTGCGCCGCCCACTTCGTCGCCTCGGTCGAGAGACGGGTGCAGGAGACGATCGAGCGTACCGGCATGATCCGGGACGGCGACTGCATCGCCGTCGGACTGAGCGGGGGCAAGGACAGTTCGGTCCTGCTGTACCTTCTCAGCCACCTGCTCAGAGACCGGCCCGCGGTCAGGCTCGTCGCGATCACCATCGACGAGGGGATCGCCGGGTATCGCGAGGAGACGATGAAGGCGGCGCGTTCGCTCGCAGCCGACCTCGGCGTGGAGCAGATCGTCGTCTCTTTCGAGGACGCCTTTGGGAGCAGTCTGGATGCTTTCCTCCGGAAACCGGCCGACCCCCACCCCTGCACCCTCTGCGGCGTCCTGCGCCGGCGGGCCCTCCAGACCGCCGCCCGCCGTGCCGGGGCCACAAAACTCGCGACCGGTCATTCCCTTGACGACGAGGCCGAAGCGGCGCTGATGAATGTGCTCAACGGCGACCTGAAACGGATCGTCAGGACCGGCATACCGGGCGACGCCTTTGTCCCGCGGATCAAGCCGCTGGGAGAGGTTCCTGAGAAAGAGGTGACCCTGTACGCCGTGGTGCAGGGGCTCTTTCTCCCCCTCCCCGAGTGTCCGTACGCCGGTCGGGCCCTCAGGTCGGAGGCCCGCGGCATCCTCTCTTCCCTTGAATATCGTCACCCCGGCACGACCGTGCAGTTCATGGAGGGCTACACCACGCTCCGGGAGGAGGTCGCCCGCTGTCTGGAAGAAAAAGGAGATCTGGAGGAGGGCGGGTTCGGCCGCTGCGAGGAGTGCGGCGAGCCCGCGACCGGCAGACGCTGCCAGGCCTGCGCTCTGCTCGCCTCACTCGCGGGCGAGTGA
- the cysE gene encoding serine O-acetyltransferase — protein sequence MRIREDIRTVFAKDPAARSVPEVLLCYPGLHALWVHRFAHVLWEHRFFLAARCISHLARMFTGIEIHPGATIGRRVFIDHGAGVVIGETASVGDDVLIYMGVVLGGTSLAKGKRHPTVEDGAVLGSGAMVLGPITVGREAKVGAGSVVVRPVPPGATVVGVPARIAGPRSGASSDRLDHGDLPDPALRVISRLLEDQNRLENRLAALERRAGSPAESTELHPGISHTEVWAALRQVIDPEVGTDIVTLGLVKEVVVIGASVRVDLVLTTPSCPLVSHLAGQARAQVMSVEGVAAAEVRVLDEPWDWGRYEGDGKKQSYRKEDLNHAECTRA from the coding sequence GTGAGGATCAGGGAAGATATCAGGACCGTCTTTGCAAAGGACCCCGCCGCCCGCTCGGTGCCGGAGGTGCTTCTCTGTTATCCGGGCCTCCACGCCCTCTGGGTCCACCGGTTCGCCCACGTCCTCTGGGAACACCGGTTCTTCCTTGCGGCCAGGTGCATCTCCCATCTCGCACGGATGTTCACCGGGATCGAGATCCATCCCGGGGCGACGATCGGGCGGCGGGTCTTCATCGACCATGGTGCGGGCGTGGTGATCGGCGAGACCGCCAGCGTGGGCGACGACGTGCTCATCTACATGGGCGTGGTCCTTGGCGGCACGTCTCTTGCAAAGGGGAAACGTCACCCCACGGTGGAGGACGGCGCGGTCCTGGGGTCGGGGGCGATGGTGCTGGGCCCGATCACGGTCGGGCGCGAGGCAAAGGTCGGGGCCGGTTCGGTCGTCGTCCGCCCGGTCCCGCCCGGCGCCACCGTCGTCGGCGTCCCTGCCAGGATCGCCGGGCCCAGGTCAGGTGCGTCCTCAGACCGCCTCGACCACGGCGACCTCCCCGACCCCGCGCTCAGGGTGATCAGCAGGCTCCTTGAAGACCAGAACCGTCTTGAAAATCGTCTTGCCGCCCTCGAGCGCCGTGCGGGGTCGCCGGCAGAATCAACAGAACTACACCCGGGGATCTCCCATACTGAGGTATGGGCGGCGCTCAGACAGGTGATCGATCCCGAGGTCGGGACCGACATCGTCACCCTCGGCCTGGTCAAGGAGGTCGTCGTCATCGGCGCCTCGGTACGGGTCGACCTGGTGCTGACCACACCCTCGTGCCCGCTTGTCAGCCACCTCGCCGGGCAGGCGCGGGCACAGGTGATGAGTGTGGAGGGGGTGGCCGCGGCCGAGGTGAGAGTCCTCGACGAACCCTGGGACTGGGGACGGTACGAAGGCGATGGGAAGAAACAATCATACCGGAAGGAAGACCTGAACCATGCAGAATGTACTCGAGCATGA
- the cysK gene encoding cysteine synthase A, whose translation MKTIYPDITATIGHTPLVTLKRLAAGLQAEVLVKVESFNPMGSVKDRVALAIIEEAEQTGRLRKGVTVLEATSGNTGIGLAGVCAARGYRLVIFMPETMSIERRRLMAALGAEIVLTAGEDGMAGAVREAEALAASDPGAYLVAGQFANPANPAAHMHTTAEEIWRDTGGAVDMVVAGVGTGGTLTGIAAALKRKKPSFRAVAVEPAESAVLTGGTPGPHQIQGIGAGFVPEVLRTDLIDEVVAVKSADAAATTRRLAREEGILAGISSGAAVHAALQVAARPENREKVIVAVLPDTGERYLSTSLFEE comes from the coding sequence ATGAAGACAATATATCCAGACATCACCGCGACGATCGGTCATACCCCGCTGGTCACTCTGAAGAGATTGGCCGCCGGCCTCCAGGCTGAGGTGCTGGTCAAAGTGGAGTCCTTCAATCCGATGGGGAGTGTGAAAGACCGGGTCGCCCTGGCCATCATCGAGGAGGCGGAGCAGACCGGGAGACTTCGAAAGGGGGTGACGGTCCTTGAGGCGACGAGCGGGAACACCGGCATCGGGCTTGCCGGCGTCTGTGCGGCCAGGGGCTACCGCCTGGTCATCTTCATGCCGGAGACGATGAGCATCGAACGCCGGCGGCTGATGGCCGCCCTCGGTGCAGAGATCGTCCTCACCGCCGGAGAAGACGGGATGGCCGGGGCGGTCAGAGAGGCCGAGGCGCTCGCAGCCTCTGACCCCGGCGCCTACCTCGTTGCCGGACAGTTTGCAAACCCTGCAAACCCGGCCGCCCACATGCACACGACCGCAGAAGAGATCTGGCGAGACACCGGCGGCGCCGTGGATATGGTGGTGGCCGGGGTCGGGACCGGGGGGACGCTCACCGGGATCGCCGCCGCCCTCAAGAGAAAAAAACCTTCATTCCGTGCGGTCGCCGTCGAACCCGCAGAGTCCGCGGTCCTCACGGGCGGGACGCCGGGCCCGCACCAGATCCAGGGGATCGGCGCCGGGTTCGTACCCGAGGTGCTGAGGACCGACCTCATCGACGAGGTGGTGGCGGTGAAAAGTGCCGACGCCGCCGCGACGACCCGCCGTCTTGCCAGGGAGGAGGGGATCCTTGCCGGTATCTCCTCCGGTGCGGCCGTGCATGCCGCCCTGCAGGTCGCGGCCAGACCCGAGAACCGGGAAAAGGTGATCGTCGCCGTCCTCCCCGACACCGGCGAGCGATACCTGAGCACCTCGCTCTTTGAGGAGTAG
- a CDS encoding aminotransferase class V-fold PLP-dependent enzyme, whose product MRGIKDCRADFPLAGDLVYMDSASVSLCPEQVIGAVAEYDRRYRANVGRGVHRLTRFASQRFEDARARVAGFIGGQAGVTVLTANTTASVNMVAGGMRWRSGDRVVTSSAEHHSNLLPWLRLRERGVEVEVVAPDPDGLLDPTVVAAAVDDRTRLVALTHASNALGSVQPVREIGRIAHEHGARLLVDGAQSVPHLPVDVERLGCDYLCFSGHKMLGPTGTGILWMREPDLDPLFLGGGMIETVTSDGYTPAAPPARYEAGTPHVAGMIGLGRAVGYLEEIGMDEVRRHEAHLTGRLFAGLSGLDHVTVFGPESPEKRIGVVSFVVDGMHPHDVAHILDEAAGIMVRSGEHCCMPLMRHLGLAHGTVRASLYLYNTAEEVDLLLAAVEEITRMV is encoded by the coding sequence ATGAGAGGCATCAAAGACTGTCGTGCTGACTTCCCGCTGGCTGGAGACCTGGTCTATATGGACAGCGCCTCGGTCAGCCTCTGCCCCGAGCAGGTGATCGGTGCGGTGGCCGAGTACGACCGGCGCTATCGGGCCAATGTCGGGCGCGGCGTCCACCGGCTGACCAGGTTCGCTTCGCAGCGCTTTGAGGACGCCAGGGCGCGGGTCGCCGGGTTTATCGGCGGGCAGGCCGGGGTGACCGTGCTCACCGCCAACACGACGGCCTCGGTGAACATGGTCGCCGGCGGGATGCGCTGGCGGTCCGGCGACCGGGTGGTCACTTCCTCCGCAGAACACCACTCCAACCTCCTCCCCTGGCTGCGGCTCCGTGAACGGGGCGTGGAGGTCGAGGTCGTCGCCCCCGACCCCGACGGACTCCTCGACCCGACCGTCGTCGCGGCGGCGGTCGACGACCGGACCAGGCTGGTGGCACTCACTCATGCCTCCAACGCCCTTGGGTCGGTCCAGCCGGTCAGGGAGATCGGGCGAATCGCCCACGAACACGGCGCCCGCCTCCTGGTGGACGGAGCCCAGTCGGTCCCGCACCTTCCCGTCGATGTGGAGCGTCTCGGCTGCGACTATCTCTGTTTTTCCGGGCACAAGATGCTCGGGCCGACCGGGACCGGCATCCTCTGGATGCGGGAACCCGACCTCGACCCTCTCTTCCTGGGCGGCGGGATGATCGAGACGGTTACCTCCGACGGTTATACGCCGGCCGCGCCGCCGGCACGGTATGAGGCCGGGACGCCGCATGTCGCCGGGATGATCGGGCTGGGGCGGGCGGTCGGCTATCTCGAAGAGATCGGGATGGATGAGGTCCGCCGGCATGAAGCACACCTGACCGGCCGACTCTTCGCGGGGCTTTCAGGACTGGACCACGTCACCGTCTTTGGACCGGAAAGTCCCGAAAAACGGATCGGCGTCGTCTCCTTTGTGGTGGACGGGATGCACCCTCACGACGTGGCCCATATCCTTGACGAGGCCGCCGGGATCATGGTGCGGTCGGGCGAACACTGCTGCATGCCCCTGATGCGCCACCTCGGCCTGGCGCACGGGACGGTGCGGGCAAGTCTGTACCTCTACAACACGGCGGAGGAGGTCGACCTCCTCCTGGCCGCCGTCGAGGAGATCACGCGGATGGTGTGA
- the fdhD gene encoding formate dehydrogenase accessory sulfurtransferase FdhD, translated as MFREVPCIRVEDEAFAGGEHAVVEEIAFTVTVNGRQALTAMTGPAMLREFVTGFLFTEGIVRGLDEIESMTIEEHAASVLTTNPFAILVSKKTVLSGCGGTTSFLDGARLPTVSSDLEVTPAMLRAAVRDALTSDLHARTGGVHIVGLYDREGRACLAEDIGRHNAMDRVIGYGLLHKIDFSRTFVVCSGRISSEMVRKCLVAGVPVVVSRGATTTLALRIAEEGGVTVVGFARGRKMNIYTRPERVAGAPSLARE; from the coding sequence ATGTTCAGGGAAGTCCCCTGTATCAGGGTAGAAGATGAAGCGTTTGCCGGAGGGGAGCATGCGGTCGTGGAGGAGATCGCGTTCACCGTCACCGTCAACGGCCGCCAGGCCCTCACCGCCATGACCGGCCCGGCGATGCTCAGGGAGTTTGTGACCGGTTTTCTCTTCACCGAGGGGATCGTCAGGGGTCTCGACGAGATCGAGTCCATGACGATCGAAGAGCATGCCGCGAGTGTCCTGACCACCAACCCCTTCGCCATCCTGGTCTCAAAAAAGACCGTCCTCTCCGGCTGCGGGGGGACCACCTCCTTCCTCGACGGCGCCCGCCTCCCGACGGTCAGTTCTGACCTCGAGGTGACCCCGGCCATGCTGCGTGCGGCGGTGCGGGACGCCCTCACCTCAGACCTCCATGCCAGGACCGGGGGCGTGCACATCGTCGGGCTGTACGACCGTGAGGGCCGGGCCTGTCTGGCCGAGGATATCGGGCGGCACAACGCGATGGATCGCGTCATCGGGTACGGTCTACTGCACAAGATCGACTTTTCCCGCACCTTCGTGGTCTGTTCGGGCCGGATCTCATCTGAGATGGTGAGGAAGTGTCTGGTCGCCGGGGTGCCGGTGGTCGTCTCCAGGGGGGCGACGACCACGCTGGCCCTCAGGATCGCGGAGGAGGGAGGGGTGACCGTGGTCGGGTTCGCCCGCGGGCGAAAGATGAATATCTACACCAGGCCCGAGCGGGTCGCTGGCGCCCCCTCACTCGCCCGCGAGTGA
- the nifU gene encoding Fe-S cluster assembly scaffold protein NifU yields the protein MYNEKVMDHFMNPRNQGEIPDADGVGEVGNPACGDIMKIYLKVKENVVTDVKFQTFGCGAAIASSSMATDLIKGRDLEEAWALSNRAVAEALDGLPPQKLHCSVLAEEGIHAAINDYRQRRGLSPWQDDRREA from the coding sequence ATGTATAACGAAAAAGTAATGGACCATTTCATGAACCCAAGAAATCAGGGCGAGATCCCTGACGCCGACGGCGTCGGCGAGGTGGGCAACCCCGCCTGCGGCGACATCATGAAGATCTACCTGAAGGTGAAAGAGAACGTCGTCACCGACGTGAAGTTCCAGACCTTCGGGTGCGGGGCGGCGATCGCCTCCTCAAGCATGGCAACCGACCTGATCAAGGGTCGAGACCTGGAGGAGGCATGGGCCCTCTCGAACAGAGCGGTCGCCGAGGCCCTCGACGGCCTGCCGCCCCAGAAACTCCACTGCTCAGTGCTGGCCGAGGAGGGGATCCACGCGGCGATCAACGACTACCGGCAACGCCGCGGCCTGTCTCCCTGGCAGGACGATCGTCGGGAGGCATGA